The following proteins come from a genomic window of Pyxidicoccus sp. MSG2:
- a CDS encoding GlxA family transcriptional regulator produces MSTRPPRPKAARTAALPPKTCRVAMLAYPDVQMLDVMGPLEVFARASRWLKDSGLRGDDAYQVEIIGLKRGAFPASSGLRLHADRRFDEVRRGIDTLLIAGGRGAERYCTHPPLLRWIRRQAGGVRRLASVCTGAFFLAEAGLLEGRRATTHWASCDALARKYPGIQVESDRIFVQEGGLYTTAGVTAGMDLALALVEEDHGREAALETARALVMFLRRPGGQAQFSAQLSVQLAEQEPLRELQAYIQDHPRADLSVPTLARRVAMSPRNFARVFTREVGMTPARFVTSTRVETARRLLEESSEDLEAVCAMSGLGTPEAMRRAFLHKVGIPPGQYRERFNRHAIASAS; encoded by the coding sequence ATGTCCACGCGACCCCCACGGCCCAAGGCCGCGCGCACCGCCGCCCTGCCCCCGAAGACCTGCCGGGTGGCAATGCTGGCCTACCCGGACGTGCAGATGCTGGACGTCATGGGGCCCCTCGAGGTCTTCGCGCGCGCGTCGCGCTGGCTCAAGGACAGCGGCCTGCGCGGTGACGATGCCTACCAGGTCGAGATCATCGGGCTGAAGCGCGGCGCCTTCCCCGCGTCCTCGGGGCTGCGGCTGCACGCCGACCGCCGTTTCGACGAGGTGCGCCGCGGCATCGACACCCTGCTCATCGCGGGAGGACGGGGCGCGGAGCGCTACTGCACGCATCCGCCGCTCCTGCGCTGGATTCGCCGGCAGGCAGGTGGCGTGCGGCGGCTCGCGTCCGTCTGCACCGGGGCCTTCTTCCTCGCCGAGGCGGGGCTGCTCGAGGGCCGCCGCGCCACCACCCATTGGGCCTCGTGCGACGCGCTCGCCCGCAAGTACCCCGGCATCCAGGTGGAGTCCGACCGCATCTTCGTGCAGGAGGGAGGGCTCTACACCACCGCGGGCGTCACCGCGGGCATGGACCTGGCCCTCGCGCTCGTGGAGGAGGACCACGGCCGCGAGGCGGCGCTGGAGACGGCCCGGGCCCTGGTGATGTTCCTGCGCCGCCCCGGGGGCCAGGCGCAGTTCAGCGCGCAGCTCTCCGTGCAGCTCGCGGAGCAGGAGCCGCTGCGCGAGCTGCAGGCGTACATCCAGGACCACCCGCGTGCGGACCTCTCGGTGCCCACCCTCGCCCGGCGCGTGGCGATGAGCCCGCGCAACTTCGCCCGGGTATTCACGCGCGAGGTGGGGATGACCCCGGCGCGCTTCGTGACCTCCACCCGCGTGGAGACCGCGCGCCGCCTGCTCGAGGAGTCCTCGGAGGACCTCGAGGCCGTGTGCGCGATGAGCGGCCTCGGCACCCCGGAGGCCATGCGCCGCGCCTTCCTCCACAAGGTGGGCATCCCGCCCGGCCAGTACCGCGAACGCTTCAACCGTCACGCCATCGCCTCAGCCTCCTGA